The genomic interval ATGCAGTTTGTGTGTTGTTGTTTGATCCGACACTTGATCAGTTGGTATTTGTCGAACAGTTCAGGGTGGCAGCGAGTTTTCATGGTAGTCCCTGGTTATTGGAGCTGGTAGCCGGACTGATTGATAAAGACGAAACACCAGAGCAGGTAGGACGGCGCGAAGCTATGGAGGAAGCAGGATTGACGCTGGGGCGTATGGAGAAAATCTGTAATTATCTGCCGTCTCCCGGAGGCTCAAATGAAAAAGTATTTCTCTACGTGGCCGAAGTGGATAGTGCCAACGCCGGCGGAATATATGGGCTGGAAGAGGAAGGGGAGGATATTAAAGTTCACGTTTTAACGACAGCCGAGGCTTTTTCTGCCCTGGAAAACGGAAAAATCAATAACGCAGCCGGTATTATGGCTTTGCAATGGTTACAATTACACAAGACACGTTTGCGATCACTCTGGAGTCATTGAATCTTGTCCTCATTCCGAATCCCAAAGAAGAAATATGTTCCGGACCTGGCGCATGACAGTGCGACTTGTGAGGGCAACTATGCCAAATTGCAGAAAATCTTTCCTGATATGGAAGAAAATCAGCAATTAGAACTCGACCTGCATGACGGTAGACAGAGATATGCCAGAATACGATTAAAGGTACGGGAATGTTTTTCCTATACCGCAACGGTACAAATGGAAATCAGTTCTGTCATGCCTGTCAGCAAAAGTCTGCTGATCAGGGTATATCAGGATGCCCGGATGGCGGAAGTTGTGAAAGGTGAAAGCGGACGTCAGCACAACGGTGTGTATCCTTATCCCAATGAGCAGATGTATCAGGTTGATGAAAAAGCACAGCTGAATCGTTTTGTCTCAGAATGTTTGAGCCAATGTCTGAGCGATGGTCATATTGTCGAGTCTGCCGTACTGGATAGACTTTTTTCACAAATGTGAGCAAAACTTCTAAATACAATAACTATCCTGGTTTTTTTCCTGTTGTGAGTCTATGACTATAAAAATAAGTATGTAAAAATGGCTTCAGGATAAACGGATACTGTATGTTTTGAGTCAGAAAACTCCTTTTCAGCTTATTCAAATTACCGATCCTCATCTTCACGCAGGCGAAGAGGGTACCTTATTAGGATTGCAGACACAGAAAAGTCTTGATCTGGTGCTCGATAAAATTCGGGAAGAGCAGCCGGTTATTGATGCACTTATAGCAACAGGTGATATCGCACAGGATAGTTCCCTGCAGGCTTATCAGCGCTTTAAAACCATCTTGGAAGGTTTTGGAGTGACTATCCGCTGGTGTCCGGGTAATCATGATAATAAAAACACCATGAATCGGGCGGCAGAGAAATCTGAACTGATTGAAAAATTTATCGTGACAGATTTTTGGGTAATTTTGTTATTGGATTCCAGCGTTCCGCACAAAGTGTATGGTCGGTTTGGTCACGATCAGTTTGAACTCGTTAATCAGGTGGCTGGTAAGTACCCTGATAAACATATTCTGATTGCTTTTCATCATCACCCGTTACCAATGGGGAGTCATTGGATTGATCAGCAGCAAATTAAAAATGGTAGTGAGCTGTTAACGACTGTTCGCAAGTACCCCAACATTAAAGCGTTATTGTGGGGGCATGTGCATCAGGAACGGGATGAGGTTATTGATGGACTGCGATTCATTTCCACGCCATCCACCTGTGTTCAGTTCGAGCCACATTCTGAAGACTTCTCAATTGATAAAACCGGACCCGGTTACCGCTGGCTGAAATTGTATGACGATGGCTCGATAGAGACCGCTGTATCCAGAGTGCAAAATGTGGAATTTGAAATAGATTACAGCGTCAAAGGCTACTGAGCATTACCCAAAACCCTCATTTACTGCCAGGGCAGGATTGCTTTCTGAAGAAAAAACTCGTTTTTCTACATGGATTTCTGAGTTCTCCTGACTCTGAAAAGGCGCAGATTCTGCGCCATAATCTGCATCTGTTCCCCCATGCCGTTGGCTTTGAAGTTCCACAAATTCCGCTGGATCTGAGTCGTGCTCAGGTTATGCTGGCTGACTTGGTTGTGCAGAGTCGCCATAATGGTGTTGAACCGGTCTTTATCGGTAGCTCCCTGGGAGGTTTCTTTGCCTGGCAGCTGGCGGCAGAGTTTGCCGTCAAAGCGGTATTGGTAAACCCAGCGGTACAGCCCGATATCTCTTTACAACACTACCCTGACACTGTTCAAAATCCCTACACCGGCGAAACACTCCATATAAATCAAAACGTTATCGAAACCCTGAAAAAATGGCGGGAGACTCGACGGATACCAAACAAACAGATTATGCTTGTGCTGCAGACAGGTGATGAGGTGTTGGATTACCGCGATGCACTTAGCCGGTTCCCGGTTTCTCAGGCACTTATTCAGCCCCGTGGAAGTCATCGCTTTGAACAGTTTGAAACCACACTTCCCGCCATCAGCCATTTTTTAAATTTAAATAAATAGACACTCCATGACGAATCAAAACTACAACGCTGAATCCATTGAAGTCCTGAGCGGTCTGGACCCGGTCCGTAAACGCCCCGGGATGTATACCGACACCACGCGCCCTAACCACCTGGCCCAGGAAGTGATTGATAACTCAGTGGATGAAGCTCTGGCCGGTCATGCTGATCACATCGCGGTTATTCTATTTTCCGATGGGTCGTTATCCGTCGAAGATAATGGGCGCGGCATGCCTGTCGATATTCATCCGGAGGAAAAAGTCTCCGGTGTCGAACTCATCATGACCCGACTGCATGCCGGCGGCAAATTCTCAGGTAAAAACTACCAGTTCAGTGGGGGATTGCACGGTGTGGGGGTTTCCGTCGTAAATGCGCTCTCCAAAGTGCTCGAAGTGACCATCAAGCGCGATGGCAAAGTATACCGGATGGGTTTCAAAAACGGTGATAAGGCCGTTGAGCTTGAGGAAATCGGCACCTGTGGCAAAAAAACAACCGGTACCCTGATTCGTTTTATGCCAGATCCGAAGTATTTCGATTCGGATAAATTCCTGGTTTCCCGGTTGCGTCATATTTTGCGTGCCAAAGCAGTCTTGTGTCCGGGTTTGAAAGTCACGTTTGAGAACCAGGAAAAGCAGGAAAACGACGAGTGGTTTTATGAAGACGGCCTGCGTGACTACCTCAAGCTGAACACCCGGCTCTATGACACCGTCCCTGAAGAACCTTTTCATGGTTCCTTCTCCTCGGAAGAAGAAGGTGTTGACTGGGCGGTGCAGTGGTTACCCGAAGGCGGGGAACTGTTGCAGGAAAGCTATGTCAATCTGATTCCCACCTCCCAGGGCGGAACCCATGTAAACGGGTTCCGGACCGGCCTGCTGGAATCCATGCGTGAATATTGTGAATTCCGCAACCTGTTGCCCAGGGGCATCAAACTATCACCCGAAGACATCTGGGACCGCTGCGCTTATGTGCTATCTGCCAAAATGCGTGACCCACAGTTTGCCGGGCAAACCAAAGAGCGTCTGTCTTCCCGGCAGTCATCCGTATTTGTATCCGGAGTGGTCAAAGATGCTTTTGCGCTATGGTTGAACCAGCATACCGATGTCGGCGATCTGCTTGCTGAAATGGCAGTCAACAACGCTCAGAAGCGCATGCGGGCTGCCAAAAAAGTGGTTCGTAAAAAAGTCACCAGCGGCCCGGCATTGCCCGGTAAACTGGCAGACTGCTCCGGTGCCGATGCAATGGCTGGCGAACTGTTTCTGGTGGAAGGGGATTCCGCCGGCGGCTCAGCCAAGCAGGCACGTGACCGTCAATTTCAAGCCATCCTGCCGCTGCGTGGAAAAATTCTGAATACCTGGGAAGTGGATTCCAATGAAATTCTCGCCTCGCAGGAAGTTCATGACATTGCGGTAGCGCTGGGAGTCGATGCAGACTCCAATGACCTTGACGGTCTGCGTTACGGTAAAGTGTGTATTCTGGCCGATGCCGATTCCGATGGACTGCATATTTCCACACTTTTATGCGCACTCTTTGTTCGGCATTTTCGCGCCCTGGTTGAAGCCGGTCACGTATATGTTGCCATGCCTCCTTTATATCGTGTGGATATTGGCAAAGAAGTGGCCTATGCGCTCGATGAAAGCGAACTCAATGGCATTCTGGATCGCATAAAAGCCGAGAAAAAGAAAGCTAAACCCCAGGTAACCCGATTCAAAGGACTTGGTGAAATGAATCCTTTGCAGCTGCGTGAAACCACCATGGCCCCGGATACCCGCAGACTGGTAAGACTGACCATTGAAGATGACGAACAAACGTTTGAAATGATGGACATGCTGCTGGCCAAAAAACGCAGTGGCGACCGCAAAAGTTGGCTCGAAGCAAAGGGTAATATGGCGGAGGTTTAGAAATCCACCGCCCCCCAAGCTTAAATTTTTAGCTTATCAATAACAGGCAGGCATCATTAAGGGTGTCTGCGGTTTTCCCTTCTGGTACACTTTTTTCCTTATTTCTTATGTGTCGTTATTGTCTTTCAGGATAATTCAGGCAACACTTGTCGCTGGTATTATTGGTTATGCAGATAATAATAAAAAATGTTCTGACATGATCTGCCGCTGCGGCGCGATATCACTACAAGTGCTGTTGGTATGGAATGCTGAAAATTTGTGAGCCTTGTCACAGTTGACGGCCTTAGTGATTCTTGCATTCGGTTTATCTCCTATGTTCAGGATCTTCATGACCGGAACGGTGTCTGTCTATTGCAGGTTGTCATGATGATATCTTGACTGACATTTACGATTGCATTTCATAAGTGCAGTAGGTTGGCGGGGGCATATGGCTGATAATACACACCCTGAGTTATGGCAATTTTTTATAAGTGGTTTTTGTTTGAGGGGCCTCTGGATTATGTCGTCGAGGATGCCAGAACACAGTGAAAATTTGCAAAAAGCAGGAATTTATAAGCCATAAATGATCGGTTTGAGCAGATTTTTAACACAGCATATAACAGCTCATATAGTTATTCAGAAGCACCTTAAGCATTACATGGGTGATGGGCATGCGGGGCCGGTTTGGTTATGGTCCTGCATCGACAAACCATCATTGACTTATCAATCACCAACGGAACATTAACAATGTCAAGAATTGTGAAGGCAATCGTACTGTTTTCCGGTATGTGTATAAGTGTGTTGAGTCTCGCGGATGACCAACAGTTTAATATTTATCAGATTCAAGCTAATTCTGTGCGGGAAATTGAGAATAATGTTTTGGTCATTACTTTAGTGGCCAGACATCAGTCGGATGAAGCACAGGATGCCAGTAAGGAAGTTAATCAGGATATGAATTGGGCGTTGTCACAGCTTAAGGACCGATCTGCCCTGAAGGTTTCGACGCTTAATTACACTACTCAGCCGGTATATCGGAATGATCGGATTATTGCCTGGGCGGTCAGTCAACAGCTGCGATTGGAAAGTGGTGAGATTGATACGTTGGCAGAGTTGAGTGGCCGACTGCAGCAGAAACTCAATATCAGCAATATGCAGTTCAAGGTCAGTGATGATTTGCAAAAGCAGGTTTCTGGTGATCTGATAAAGGATGCATTGGGATCCTTTAAAGATAAAGCTGACCTACTGGTCAAAATAATGGGGGCGAATGACTATCGCGTGGTTGACGTCAGCATTGATGAAGGAGGGCAGATGATGCCTTTCCAAAAGGCATTCAGATCTGAAATGGGCAACTCTTTTTCTGCAGCGGGTCCTGCTATCGAAGCTGGAGAGTCAAGTTTGTCCGTTAATCTGCACGGGTCTATACAGTTGTTGTTTTAATAATACCTGCCGGACGGACCATCCGGTCCGTCTCAGGAAGTCCGATATTTGTCTGCTCTCTTCTTTTTTTATTTTTCTTTCATACCCATAAAAACGTTTTCATACTGTCATAGATGTGTCATTTGCTGTTTTGTACTTAAACGTTTCAGAATTTCATTTGTTGACATGACATATTTTCGCCGCAAAATGAGCTGATTCCTCCATTTTTTTGCATCGCGAGAGTTACTTACATGGAAATTATAAAAACCCTTGGAGAGTTCATTATCGACCGGCAGGCGGAATATCCGGGTGCCACCGGTGAGCTTTCTGCTTTGTTTGCGTCGATACGCTTTGCGTCTAAAGTCGTGCATCGTGAAATCAATAAGGCAGGGTTGGCAGATATTACCGGAGCGGCCGGGGAGGAAAATGTTCAGGGTGAACAACAACAAAAACTGGATGTTTACGCAAACGAGAAATTTAAAACCGCTCTGGCCGCCAGAGGTGTCGTATGTGGACTCGCATCAGAAGAGGAAGAGGATTTCGTCCGCTTTGAAGAGGGTAAGAATCTCGACGGAAAGTATGTAGTGTTGATCGATCCTTTGGATGGTTCGTCGAACATTGATGTCAACGTCTCAGTAGGTACCATTTTTTCAATTTACCGCCGGATTTCCCCAGTGGGTACGCCGGTGACTGAAGCTGACTTTTTGCAGAAAGGTATCAATCAAATTGCCGCGGGTTATATTATTTATGGTTCGTCGACAATGATGGTCTATTCCGCTGGTAAGGATGTTAATGGATTTACCTACGATCCTACCCTGGGTGTGTTTTGCCTGTCGCATCCAAACATGAAGTTTCCGCATAATGGTTCGATGTATTCAATCAACGAAGGCAATTACATTCACTTTCCTGATGGGGTTAAAAAATATATTAAATATTGTCAGGAGGAGGATGAGGCCACGAAGCGACCGTACACTTCTCGCTATATCGGCTCACTGGTATCTGATTTTCACCGTAATCTGATAAAAGGTGGCATTTATCTGTACCCAACTTCAAGCCGTTATCCAAGTGGAAAACTACGCCTGTTGTATGAATGTAATCCGATGGCGTTTTTGGCTGAAGCTGCTGGAGGTAGAGCTATTTCCGGCCCCGGGCAGCGAATATTGGAAATTGATCCGGTTGAATTGCATCAGCGTACTCCTTTTTTTGTCGGGTCGCCGGCAATGATTGAAACGATCGAAAAATTCATGAGCGAATTTGGCGAAATATAATTCTGTGGCCGTACTGATGATTAAAGGCAGCGTGAATAACACTGCCTTCTCTGATTAAAAATAATAATAAAAATTTTATGCTTGTTCATTGCCCGGTTTTTGAACAAGCGTTTATTCAGAGCTATGAATGGACTGTTTTGATTGATGGAGTGTATTCGCAGCTAAACGGATGACAACCGTTGCCTGGCTGTTTGAAAATCATTGCTCAGGTGCTGCCTGATCAGCTATGACGATGATTCAGGTTGATGACGTGCTGTTGTTTGTGTTTAAACAACAGGTTCGCAGTTTGAGCCATATTCATCGGTTTATTCAGTAAATATCCCTGGAAATAGTCACAACCCAGTTCCTGAAGGCGAACCACCTTTTCGTGATTATCCACACCTTCGGCGATCACTTTGAGTTTGAGTGAGTGAGCCAGCGCAATCACGGCTCTTACGATAGATTCGTCATCCTGATTGAACAAAATGTCGCGCATAAACGAGCGATCTACTTTTATGTAGTCAATCGGATAGCGCTTTAAGTAAGTTAGTGATGAATATCCGGTGCCAAAATCATCGAGTGCAATCTGAATGCCGAGGTCTTTGAGATCCGACAACAACTTGAGTGTACTGGGGGATTCTTCCAGCAGAATAGACTCGGTAATCTCCACCACCAGTGCCTCACCTGGCAAGCCGGATTCGTTTAATACCTGTTCAAACGATTTCACCAGATGCTGGTCATACAATTGCCGGGGAGACAGGTTTATCGATATGTGAGCGGCTGGGTCCAACAATCCATCCGCCTGCCATTGGAGGTAAGCACTCACGACCTGCTGCAATAGCCAGTGACTGATAGGAATGATTAACCGTGTTTCCTCCAGTTGGGCAATGAACTTGGTGGGACTGATCAGCCCACGGGTTGGATGATGCCAGCGCAGCAGAGCCTCTGAGCCAACATAGCGGCCACTGTTGACATCGGCCTGTAACTGGTAATAGACCTCCATTTCTCCGCGATCCAGTGCATTATGCAGGCTGTTACGGATAATGGTTCGGTCTTTGGAAGCCCGTTCCAGTTCCGGAGAATAGAACTGGTAGTTATTTCTGCCTTCTGATTTGGCCCGATAAAGTGCGATATCTGCTTGTTTGATTAGCGTTTTACTATTGGTATTGAAGTTTTCGAAAGCGAAAGTAATGCCGATACTGGTGCTGATGAACAGTTCGTTTCCGCGAATCAGGCAGGGTTGAGCCAGCTGTGACATGATCTTTTCTGATACCTCAGAGGCAACGCAGGAGTGTTCAATACCTTCCATCAGGATCATGAATTCATCGCCCCCGACCCTGGCGATGGTGTGGTCAGCATGCAGACATTTCTGTAATCGGCGGGCCACTTCTGTCAGCAATTCGTCGCCCACATCATGGCCAAAGCTGTCATTGATGTTTTTAAAATCATCCAGATCCAGGCATAGAAGAATAATGCCTTTTTCCTGCAATGACTGATTGAGAGCATTTTCCAGGCGTTCCTGAAACAATGCCCGGTTGGGGAGTCCGGTCAATGAATCAAGCTCTGCCATGTCCCGTAGTTTCCTTTCCGTATGATGGCGGTAGGTGTTATCGGTTATGGTGGCAATCACTCCCTCAGGTTTTCTGTTCAAGCCGAAAAAAGCCCGGGCATTCAGTTCAACCCAAATGGTTTCGCCTTGCGGAGTATTGAAACGACATTCTATGGAAAATTCCTTTTTCTCTGTGATGGCTTGTCGTAATGCCGTCATGGTATTTTCCAGGTCATCCTGATGGATAAGATTGATCCATTGATGACCATTTAACTCTTCTTCTGTCAGTCCACAAATGTCACACCAATGACGATTGACATAGGTGCATGCCCAGTTTCGATTGGTTTGCAGAATACCGATAGGAGCGAGATCAGAAACCGCCTCAAAGCGTTGTGTTTCCTGATCGGACTGGCGGCGTAAAGTACGTAACTCGCTGTTGTTCTGGATGAACAACAAATAATGTGTCTGGCCATACTTGATGTAGGGGGTTACCGTAATATCGACCATCAACTCCATACCAACGGCATTGACTGCGCGGCATCGGACTTGTTGATTGTGGGGGCTGAAGGTGTAAATCCGGTGTTCGTTCGGAAAACGCTCAGGCAGAAATGTGGTGATTTCCCGGTCGATGGCAAACTGGTCGGTAACTCCAAACAGGGTTTCGGCAGCGGGGTTGAAGCTGGTGATCTTGTGATTTTTATTGATTTCGATGGTGGCCAGTGGACAGTCATACTGGGTTTTCTGTAATGCGACGCCAGTTTCTTCTTCTTTGCCTGGCAGGTGAATGGTTTTTTGCTGCTTTCTCTGGATGCTGTTAAAAATAGATACAGTGGTAATAAGCAATGGCCAGAACCGCTTTGCCATATCGATGGAATAGCCATTTTTACTATTGGCAAGACATAGGATACCTATGCTTTGCTGGCTGTCGATGAGGGGCAGGGCGATCATGTTTCCCAGCTTTCGCCACCCTAGCCTGTCATATGGAATCTGTGACAGTGACTGACGTTGAAATACCTGGGGTATATTACTGCTGCCGATTGCGTTCAGACAGGTGGAAATTCGGGTGTTCGGTTCCAGTACCATATCATGTTGAGTGGCAACATCTCTGTCTGTGTCGTAACTGCTGAAGATTCTTAAAGAGGTTTCTTTTTTTTCTGATTTTGTTATCAAAATAACAAAAGAGAGCCTGGATCCGGTAATGACAGCAAGATCTTTGAGTACCTGATTGAATAGTGCAAAAGTACTTTTTTTTCCTTCGCAATGGTGAAGTCTGTCTATCGTTTCCCTGAGTTGCTGGTCCTGTCTTCGACTTAAATTCACCTGAGCACCTAAATTGTGGAATGAGTTTTCTTTGAATATCTTTTGTTATTGTCGGGTAATATATTATTCAAAATTAAACATCATGCTCAACACGATAATGTTTTTCTCAAAATAGTAAATAGTTATTTTGCTATGGAAACAGTTGAAAACGATTTTTATAAATTTTTTTTCGGGTATTTGTGTCATTCATACTTAAGGACGATTTTTTGACAGTCCATTAATAAGGTCTGGAGATATTTTTGAACTGTGAAGTAATAGCCCTGAATGAACGAGTATGGTGCCGGTCAGTACAGCTGGGTATTTTAAAAGCCGTTGGAAAATATTGTTGCTGATTTGCTGGCTGATACACCACAATCTTAATCTGGCTATGATTGGTTTCCTGTTTAATATTTCCGGCGATGCGCTAATCTGCATGACAACCGGATGACTGTGACCTAAACGGCATCAGCTCGTGGAAAAGCATGATTTTTGACCGCGTGTCTTTTAAAGTGGCGCGAAGACTTAATAGCATAAATGCCGGATATAACGATGACAGATAGTTTGAAACACAAAACCCCGCAACAGTTAAGTATTGAGGACTTTCCCGCTCGCAGCCGTGAGAATGTCCGCTTCAGTGATGTGGATTGCCTTGGACATGTGAACAATACGGTATTTGCCAGTTTTCTGGAGACTGGCAGAGTGAATATTTTCTGGGATCGGGAAGGGCATTTTGAACTGGCCAATTCAATGTTTGTGGTGGCTCATCTCAGTCTTGATTTCATTGCTGAGATTACCTGGCCGGGAGAGGTTGAAATCGGTACCGGGATCGTGCGTCTTGGTCGCAGCTCAATCACCATGTACCAGGGGATTTTTCAGCAGCAACGATGTGTTGCCACTGCTGAGACGGTCATTGTTGCCATGGATCCGGAAACACGCAGTTCCAGACCATTGGATGAAAAAAGCCGTCATTATTTCAATCGTTTCATTTTGTCCTGAGTAAACATGCTGGGATCTGGTGACTCCCTCAGCAGATCCCGGGACGGTTATGGCCTGCTTCTGTCACAAAGCCCACATTGTTCCAACATCGGTATTAATACAACACTCCCACCAAGTTCGAAAATATCCATAACTTATTGATATTCAAAATGTTTTCCTTGTTCCCTTCAACGGTACAGGCGTTGCAATATCTCTGACGGATCAATCCACCAGAGGAGTGAGAGAGGATGGAATTAACGGTTATCGATTCATCGGTTAAACCCGCCGAAGCGTCCGGTTGCAGCGCTGGGTCCTGTGGCAGTACTGATGATCAAATGTCGCATTTGCCGGAAGAAATCCGACAAAAGGTATTCAACCATCCCTGTTATTCAGAGGATGCACATCATTATTTTGCCCGAATGCATGTGGCAGTTGCGCCGGCCTGTAATATTCAGTGTCACTACTGTAATCGTAAATATGATTGCAGTAACGAATCCCGTCCCGGGGTGGTTTCGGAGTTGCTGACACCGGAGCAGGCGGTTGCAAAAACCAAGGCGGTTGCTGCCAATATTCCACAAATGACGGTACTTGGAATTGCCGGACCGGGTGATCCGCTGGCGAATCCTGAACGTACATTTGATACCTTCCGGCGTCTGTCAGAAGAGGCTCCCGATATCAAACTGTGTGTTTCCACGAATGGGTTGTCGTTGCCGGAATCGGTGGACGAACTGGCGAAGCACAATATTGACCATGTCACGATCACCATTAACTGTGTGGATCCCAAAATCGGGGCTCAGATTTATCCCTGGATTTATTGGAACAATCGTCGGGTATTTGGTGAGAAGGCCGCGAAAATTCTGATCAGACAGCAACAAAAAGGGCTGGAAATGCTGGTGGCCAGAGGCATTCTGGTGAAAGTGAATTCGGTCATGATTCCCGGTGTCAATGATGAGCACCTCAAGGAAGTCAGTCGTATTGTCAAAGAAAAAGGTGCTTTTCTGCACAACGTCATGCCACTGATTGCGGAAGCTGAACATGGCACGTTTTACGGCATCATGGGGCAGCGCTCACCTGAACCGGAAGAGTTGCAGGATCTGCAGGATGCCTGTGCCGGCGACATGAACATGATGCGTCATTGCCGTCAGTGTCGTGCAGATGCCGTAGGATTGCTTGGAGAAGACCGAGGTGAGGAGTTCACCATGGACAAAATCGAATCCATGAACATCGATTACGACGAGGCAATGAAAAAACGCGCTGTCGTGCATGCTGCCATTGAGCAGGAGCTGAATGAAAAACGGGCCAAAAAGGAACGATTGGCCAGCATGTTCGGATCACCGGCGACCCAGTCGGAAAAACGTCCGGTATTAATGGCGGTGGCAACCACCGGCAGTGGTTTGATCAATCAGCACTTCGGTCATGCCACGGAATTCCTGGTCTATGAAGCTTCACCGGCGGGTGTGCGCTTTATCAGTCATCGCAAGGTCGATCAGTACTGTATTGGCAATGATACCTGTGGTGAGAAGGAATCAGCGCTGTCGGGCAGTATCCGGGCTTTGAAAGGTTGCGAGGTCGTGCTCTGTGCCAAAATTGGTTATGAGCCCTGGGAGCAACTGGAGCAGGCGGGTATACAACCGAATGGTGAACATGCCATGGAGCCGATCGAAGAAGCAGTCGCGCAGGTATATCAGGAAATGGATGCCGCTGGAAAGCTGGATCCGGCTGCCACGGTGATGACTGAAACAGCATAGCCTGTTGATATTCAGGGAAGTCTGCTTCCCTGTTTTTTTTAAAAGCAACGAGGAGAAGACGATGGCGCTGTCAATTATCGAATCCTGTGTAAACTGCTGGGCCTGTGTGGATGTCTGTCCAAGCAATGCCATTTCCATGGCCGAGGCACATTTTAAAATTAACCCGAAAAAATGTACGGAATGTGACGGAGACTACGCCGATCCCCAGTGTGCCAGTATCTGCCCGATTGAAGGTGCGA from Gynuella sunshinyii YC6258 carries:
- a CDS encoding acyl-CoA thioesterase → MTDSLKHKTPQQLSIEDFPARSRENVRFSDVDCLGHVNNTVFASFLETGRVNIFWDREGHFELANSMFVVAHLSLDFIAEITWPGEVEIGTGIVRLGRSSITMYQGIFQQQRCVATAETVIVAMDPETRSSRPLDEKSRHYFNRFILS
- the nifB gene encoding nitrogenase cofactor biosynthesis protein NifB: MELTVIDSSVKPAEASGCSAGSCGSTDDQMSHLPEEIRQKVFNHPCYSEDAHHYFARMHVAVAPACNIQCHYCNRKYDCSNESRPGVVSELLTPEQAVAKTKAVAANIPQMTVLGIAGPGDPLANPERTFDTFRRLSEEAPDIKLCVSTNGLSLPESVDELAKHNIDHVTITINCVDPKIGAQIYPWIYWNNRRVFGEKAAKILIRQQQKGLEMLVARGILVKVNSVMIPGVNDEHLKEVSRIVKEKGAFLHNVMPLIAEAEHGTFYGIMGQRSPEPEELQDLQDACAGDMNMMRHCRQCRADAVGLLGEDRGEEFTMDKIESMNIDYDEAMKKRAVVHAAIEQELNEKRAKKERLASMFGSPATQSEKRPVLMAVATTGSGLINQHFGHATEFLVYEASPAGVRFISHRKVDQYCIGNDTCGEKESALSGSIRALKGCEVVLCAKIGYEPWEQLEQAGIQPNGEHAMEPIEEAVAQVYQEMDAAGKLDPAATVMTETA
- a CDS encoding sensor domain-containing protein; this translates as MNLSRRQDQQLRETIDRLHHCEGKKSTFALFNQVLKDLAVITGSRLSFVILITKSEKKETSLRIFSSYDTDRDVATQHDMVLEPNTRISTCLNAIGSSNIPQVFQRQSLSQIPYDRLGWRKLGNMIALPLIDSQQSIGILCLANSKNGYSIDMAKRFWPLLITTVSIFNSIQRKQQKTIHLPGKEEETGVALQKTQYDCPLATIEINKNHKITSFNPAAETLFGVTDQFAIDREITTFLPERFPNEHRIYTFSPHNQQVRCRAVNAVGMELMVDITVTPYIKYGQTHYLLFIQNNSELRTLRRQSDQETQRFEAVSDLAPIGILQTNRNWACTYVNRHWCDICGLTEEELNGHQWINLIHQDDLENTMTALRQAITEKKEFSIECRFNTPQGETIWVELNARAFFGLNRKPEGVIATITDNTYRHHTERKLRDMAELDSLTGLPNRALFQERLENALNQSLQEKGIILLCLDLDDFKNINDSFGHDVGDELLTEVARRLQKCLHADHTIARVGGDEFMILMEGIEHSCVASEVSEKIMSQLAQPCLIRGNELFISTSIGITFAFENFNTNSKTLIKQADIALYRAKSEGRNNYQFYSPELERASKDRTIIRNSLHNALDRGEMEVYYQLQADVNSGRYVGSEALLRWHHPTRGLISPTKFIAQLEETRLIIPISHWLLQQVVSAYLQWQADGLLDPAAHISINLSPRQLYDQHLVKSFEQVLNESGLPGEALVVEITESILLEESPSTLKLLSDLKDLGIQIALDDFGTGYSSLTYLKRYPIDYIKVDRSFMRDILFNQDDESIVRAVIALAHSLKLKVIAEGVDNHEKVVRLQELGCDYFQGYLLNKPMNMAQTANLLFKHKQQHVINLNHRHS
- a CDS encoding 4Fe-4S dicluster domain-containing protein is translated as MALSIIESCVNCWACVDVCPSNAISMAEAHFKINPKKCTECDGDYADPQCASICPIEGAILSADGEAVNPPGSLTGIPPELMAKAMAEIQAR